The following coding sequences are from one Arachis hypogaea cultivar Tifrunner chromosome 7, arahy.Tifrunner.gnm2.J5K5, whole genome shotgun sequence window:
- the LOC112703021 gene encoding (+)-neomenthol dehydrogenase isoform X1 — MGKKEKAKERREKRLQEIQHLMTVPYSDDQRWWSKETVAVVTGGNRGIGLEICRQLAAHGVTVILTSRDPGAGLESIKFLSEVGLSLIYHQLDILDLSSINRFIEWLKENYGGLDILVNNAGVNFNLGSDNSVENAHKVVETNYYGTKSMIEAMIPLMKPSVVGARIVNVSSRLGRLNGRRNRISNAALREQLSDVESLSEELINTALSTFLRQVDDGTWASGGWPQVYTDYSLSKLAVNAYTRLMARKLSDRQEHEKIFVNCYCPGWVKTALTGYAGNNTVEEGADTGVWLALLSHQPITGKFFAERREINF, encoded by the exons atgggaaagaaagaaaaagcaaaggagagaagagaaaagaggctACAAGAGATACAACATCTGATGACTGTTCCCTACTCCGATGACCAGAG GTGGTGGTCCAAGGAAACTGTGGCAGTGGTTACTGGTGGAAACAGAGGGATCGGGTTAGAGATTTGCAGGCAACTTGCTGCTCATGGAGTGACTGTTATACTGACTTCTAGAGATCCCGGTGCTGGGCTCGAGTCAATAAAATTTTTGAGTGAAGTTGGCCTTAGCCTGATTTATCATCAACTTGACATTCTAGATTTGTCATCAATCAACCGGTTTATTGAGTGGTTGAAGGAAAATTATGGTGGTTTGGATATTCTG GTGAACAATGCTGGAGTTAATTTCAATCTTGGGTCTGATAACTCAGTTGAAAATGCCCATAAGGTTGTTGAAACAAATTATTATGGCACCAAGAGTATGATTGAAGCAATGATTCCACTGATGAAACCTTCTGTCGTCGGTGCTCGTATCGTAAATGTTAGCTCTCGTCTAGGGCGCCTAAATGGAAGACGCAAT AGGATCAGCAACGCAGCTTTGAGGGAACAACTGAGTGATGTGGAGTCTCTTTCGGAGGAACTAATCAACACGGCTCTATCCACATTTCTCCGACAAGTCGATGATGGAACTTGGGCATCTGGTGGGTGGCCTCAAGTGTATACTGACTACTCTCTGTCAAAACTCGCAGTCAATGCATATACAAGGCTTATGGCGAGGAAACTTTCTGATCGCCAGGAACATGAAAAGATTTTTGTTAACTGCTATTGCCCAGGTTGGGTGAAGACTGCTCTTACTGGCTATGCCGGCAATAATACCGTTGAGGAAGGAGCTGATACTGGTGTGTGGCTAGCCCTTCTTTCCCACCAACCAATTACTGGGAAATTTTTCGCTGAGAGACGAGAAATCAACTTTTAA
- the LOC112703021 gene encoding (+)-neomenthol dehydrogenase isoform X2, giving the protein MRGSISKSKYILKILKSWSHLDVDAIILWWSKETVAVVTGGNRGIGLEICRQLAAHGVTVILTSRDPGAGLESIKFLSEVGLSLIYHQLDILDLSSINRFIEWLKENYGGLDILVNNAGVNFNLGSDNSVENAHKVVETNYYGTKSMIEAMIPLMKPSVVGARIVNVSSRLGRLNGRRNRISNAALREQLSDVESLSEELINTALSTFLRQVDDGTWASGGWPQVYTDYSLSKLAVNAYTRLMARKLSDRQEHEKIFVNCYCPGWVKTALTGYAGNNTVEEGADTGVWLALLSHQPITGKFFAERREINF; this is encoded by the exons ATGAGAGGATCCATTTCAAAGTCAAAGTATATCCTCAAGATTCTTAAAAGTTGGAGTCATCTAGATGTGGATGCTATAATTTT GTGGTGGTCCAAGGAAACTGTGGCAGTGGTTACTGGTGGAAACAGAGGGATCGGGTTAGAGATTTGCAGGCAACTTGCTGCTCATGGAGTGACTGTTATACTGACTTCTAGAGATCCCGGTGCTGGGCTCGAGTCAATAAAATTTTTGAGTGAAGTTGGCCTTAGCCTGATTTATCATCAACTTGACATTCTAGATTTGTCATCAATCAACCGGTTTATTGAGTGGTTGAAGGAAAATTATGGTGGTTTGGATATTCTG GTGAACAATGCTGGAGTTAATTTCAATCTTGGGTCTGATAACTCAGTTGAAAATGCCCATAAGGTTGTTGAAACAAATTATTATGGCACCAAGAGTATGATTGAAGCAATGATTCCACTGATGAAACCTTCTGTCGTCGGTGCTCGTATCGTAAATGTTAGCTCTCGTCTAGGGCGCCTAAATGGAAGACGCAAT AGGATCAGCAACGCAGCTTTGAGGGAACAACTGAGTGATGTGGAGTCTCTTTCGGAGGAACTAATCAACACGGCTCTATCCACATTTCTCCGACAAGTCGATGATGGAACTTGGGCATCTGGTGGGTGGCCTCAAGTGTATACTGACTACTCTCTGTCAAAACTCGCAGTCAATGCATATACAAGGCTTATGGCGAGGAAACTTTCTGATCGCCAGGAACATGAAAAGATTTTTGTTAACTGCTATTGCCCAGGTTGGGTGAAGACTGCTCTTACTGGCTATGCCGGCAATAATACCGTTGAGGAAGGAGCTGATACTGGTGTGTGGCTAGCCCTTCTTTCCCACCAACCAATTACTGGGAAATTTTTCGCTGAGAGACGAGAAATCAACTTTTAA